The genomic region CTTACCCTCATATGTTTGAGGCAACATTACAGTCTTTTTAACACAAAACAGATTGCACAAAGCCTCACGGAATTTCTCAgctacaaaaaaatacatgactGGGTCAAAGGCACCATTGAGACTCGTGAGGCAGGAAGTGATGCGGTTACTGAGGGCTAGAATACGCTGTGTTTCGCAGGAAGCTTGGGTCCCATTGTAATGGAGAATATAAATGTAGCGATTGACATGATAAGGTACAAAGCAAATCAGAAAGATCATCAGGACCATGATGATCATTTTGATAGCTTTTTCCTTCAGGTGTTTCTCAACTCTGTTCCCACTCTTTAGGCTTCGGATGATTAATAAGTAGCAAGTTACTGTAGTAACAAATGGGAAGGTGAATGCCACTGCTAAGGACGCAAGGGCATGACGTGATGCCTTTTCTCTGTAGAGCTGCAGGCAGACGGTTGTGTTTTTCATCTCGACTGTCTGCACACTAAGCAGCAGAGGTGCCATTGCAACCCCAACTGTAACCCACAGAAAGGCACATGCCAAATGGGCATAAAGGGACCTGCGGAGCTTGATGGACTTCACAGGGTGCACAATGGCTAGGAAACGGTCAACGCTGATACACATGAGGAAGTAGATACTGGCATACATGTTGAGGTAAAAAAGGAAGCCAGTGAGTCTGCATGGCATCTCTCCAAATGGCCAATGATTACCAGAAAAATGATACACCAGCCGGGTAGGAAGTACGAGCACAAAGAACAGGTCAGCCACAGCAAGATGCATCAGGAAAATGTTGGCAGGTGTGCCTGACTTTTGGTCCCGGATGAAGAGCCAAAGAGCCAGGGCATTGCCAACAAAAGCCAGGATGAAGTCCAGGAAGTAGAAAGTGGCAAAAAGGATGTTCTCGAGGTGTGTCTCTTTGCCACATTGCTCTGACGTCTCCAAAGAGAAATTTGATTGATTTGAGCAATTGAAGAGTAAGCTTGAGGGATCTGCTGGGCCATTCATTTTTCACcacagttttgaagaaaaaaaaaccccaaacctgaaaGAATTGAGATAGTATATTACAAAAGAGCCTGGCTtgctttgtgaagaaaaaaacccaacaaacaaacccaaaaaacccaccccaaaaaacacaCATGGAAATCAGTGATGTCTCCTGTTTGCTAATATTGGTATTTAATATGAGAGGTCAGTCTGAGTTTAAACCTTATATTAAAATTCTGAATGCCTCCTGCTCAGCTGGGTTTCCCAGACCATTAATTCCTGTTGAAGGAATCACTATAAAGAGCTAGCGAGCTGATTATGAGCTTGTCTCCAACCTGTGCTGAGACCAGTTGAGTAATAGAGTAGTGAAATGCTTATGTGTCTGGCTAATGAAAGAGCAGAAGTAGGTTCCGTATGTCTAGCTAGAAAGTATTTCCCATGTTTAATTTGAAAGCCTGATTCGGGACTGGAGAGCTGCTAATGAGTCAGCTTTTCTGAGCACAGGTATCTGTTGTAAGGTGACCTAGCTTAGAATATCTGTCTTGTTCCTAGAAAAAGTGGAAGACAAGTCAGGTAttgttgctattaaaaaaaccccagggtTCCTGAAAGTCTTTGGGAATTATTTTAGTCTAAAGTCCTGTATTTAAGGCAAATGCATCTAGTTCTAATATAGGAGGAAACTTTTCAGATGGGTAGCAGCATCTCATTTGAACAGCAAAAAGCACTGAATTGACTCAGAAAAGATTATTAGTAAGGCCTATGCTGTCGGTTACTTGTTGAAGTGTCatccttccctgcagctttcttctccctcagAAGCCAAATTCCCACTGTAGCTTATCCAGGGCCTTTTCCAAGTAGCAGCTTAGTAAAACTGAGTTTAGCTTTGCCAGCCTCTCTGTTGTCTGCAGGGCCCTGAACAACATCAACAAAATGTGATAAGATTTTCTGGGTGTCTACCCATGGCTTTTTATACATTTCTCATCTGTGGGTATAGGTGGTAGGGAAATGCAGGCAGTCTGAGTTTCTAGCATTGTCTCTGTTTCTGGAATTCCTCAGAGGTGTTACAGTATGTGCAGCAGTACCTCCATTGTGCTCACCATTGCGTTTTGTACTGATTGATCATTTCTCCATAATATTCAATACATCTTTAAATACATCCATTTTCCTCTActgagattaaaattttaaggtGGTTGCTGACATTGTTAGACAAAATTTTTAGTCTCGGGCAGAAGCTATGCTATATGCTGATATCTTACATCATTAGGCAGTTGATACAAGGCATTATGAAATGCATCCAGCTTCCCAACAGAACTGGTTATTCAGATGTCTAAGAATATTGGTGGCTAATCGAGAAACTGAAATGGGATTAAGAACAGACCAATATattggaaaatgtaaacaaaattcCAAGGTAATTACCATCTTTTGTTTGGCTGCTGTCACTTTCAGGTGGACAGAAAACTACAGTAGCTAAGAGATTAATATGCTGGACC from Aquila chrysaetos chrysaetos chromosome 10, bAquChr1.4, whole genome shotgun sequence harbors:
- the GPR17 gene encoding uracil nucleotide/cysteinyl leukotriene receptor yields the protein MNGPADPSSLLFNCSNQSNFSLETSEQCGKETHLENILFATFYFLDFILAFVGNALALWLFIRDQKSGTPANIFLMHLAVADLFFVLVLPTRLVYHFSGNHWPFGEMPCRLTGFLFYLNMYASIYFLMCISVDRFLAIVHPVKSIKLRRSLYAHLACAFLWVTVGVAMAPLLLSVQTVEMKNTTVCLQLYREKASRHALASLAVAFTFPFVTTVTCYLLIIRSLKSGNRVEKHLKEKAIKMIIMVLMIFLICFVPYHVNRYIYILHYNGTQASCETQRILALSNRITSCLTSLNGAFDPVMYFFVAEKFREALCNLFCVKKTVMLPQTYEGKTNESSLSAKSEL